A genomic segment from uncultured Erythrobacter sp. encodes:
- a CDS encoding acyl-CoA dehydrogenase family protein, with protein MDFNFTEEQGMVRDGLSRLVREQYGFEDRRKAIASAAGWRPEVWAQLAELGILGMPFSEADGGFGGGAIDAMVIMEEFGKGLVVEPFVPTVVCAGGFLKHGGTAAQKEEHIGGIVAGSAVFAFAYAEPRGRFDYADLETTAKKDGSGYVLNGHKAVVIGAPWASHLIVTARTGGERRDRSGVSVFVVAKDTAGITTRDYVTVDGRRAAEVYFENVAVGADALIGAEGEGLALIEMVTDEAIAALCAEACGAMKVAHAMTVEYSRQRKQFGVPIGSFQVLQHRMVDMYTAYETAVSLTYLATLRLGSGEVERKRAVSAAKVGVGQSARLIGQEAVQIHGGNGVTDEYAIGHYFKRLTIFDSEFGNIDHHMKRHVALG; from the coding sequence GTGGATTTCAATTTCACCGAAGAACAAGGCATGGTGCGCGACGGGTTGTCGCGGCTGGTGCGTGAACAATACGGGTTCGAAGATCGTCGCAAGGCGATTGCCAGCGCAGCCGGATGGCGGCCCGAAGTCTGGGCGCAATTGGCTGAGCTCGGCATTCTCGGGATGCCGTTCAGCGAGGCCGATGGCGGCTTCGGCGGCGGCGCGATTGATGCGATGGTCATCATGGAAGAGTTCGGCAAGGGCCTCGTGGTCGAGCCGTTCGTCCCCACCGTGGTCTGCGCAGGCGGCTTCCTGAAGCACGGCGGCACCGCGGCGCAGAAGGAAGAGCATATCGGCGGGATCGTGGCGGGCTCTGCCGTGTTCGCCTTCGCCTACGCCGAACCGCGCGGGCGGTTCGACTATGCCGATCTGGAAACCACTGCGAAGAAGGACGGCTCGGGCTATGTCCTGAACGGCCACAAGGCGGTCGTGATCGGCGCGCCTTGGGCGAGCCACCTGATCGTCACCGCCCGCACTGGCGGTGAGCGGCGGGATCGCTCGGGCGTTTCGGTGTTCGTCGTCGCCAAGGACACTGCGGGCATCACCACCCGCGATTACGTAACCGTCGATGGTCGCCGCGCGGCGGAAGTCTATTTCGAGAACGTCGCGGTCGGTGCTGACGCGCTGATCGGCGCCGAGGGCGAAGGGCTCGCATTGATCGAGATGGTCACAGACGAAGCCATCGCCGCGCTGTGCGCCGAAGCCTGCGGGGCGATGAAGGTCGCCCATGCGATGACGGTCGAATACAGCCGCCAGCGCAAGCAGTTCGGCGTGCCGATTGGCAGCTTCCAGGTGCTCCAGCACCGCATGGTCGATATGTACACGGCTTACGAAACCGCTGTTTCGCTGACCTATCTCGCCACGCTGCGGCTGGGTTCAGGGGAGGTCGAGCGCAAGCGTGCGGTCTCGGCCGCCAAGGTCGGTGTCGGGCAATCGGCGCGGCTGATCGGACAGGAAGCGGTGCAGATCCACGGCGGCAACGGCGTGACCGATGAATATGCCATCGGCCACTACTTCAAGCGCCTGACGATCTTCGACAGCGAATTCGGCAATATCGACCACCACATGAAGCGGCACGTCGCACTCGGTTGA
- a CDS encoding DUF1109 domain-containing protein gives MQLSSEALIAELVGGLEPVKPLRFGTGMALALGSATVATLIVIGWFGLRADLAAGVVNPMHLVSTGLYLGLALAATVTVVVMSRPQVGSDHSGWRWAAVMAGLLPLAGLIVGLSRGGHMALAQEMDHGTDCLLIGGAASLLVFAMLVLWLRRGAPTAPDRAGLIAGVAAGAFGTFAFSLHCPDNDIVHIGIWHSAVVLAMAGLGRIMVPRLIRW, from the coding sequence ATGCAGCTTAGTTCTGAAGCCCTGATTGCCGAGCTGGTGGGCGGTCTTGAACCGGTCAAGCCGCTGCGGTTTGGGACGGGCATGGCGCTGGCGCTGGGGTCTGCGACGGTTGCAACCCTGATCGTGATTGGGTGGTTCGGCCTGAGGGCTGATCTCGCGGCGGGCGTGGTCAACCCGATGCATCTGGTCAGCACCGGGCTCTATCTCGGCCTCGCGCTGGCGGCGACAGTGACGGTGGTGGTGATGAGCCGCCCGCAGGTTGGCAGCGATCACAGCGGCTGGCGCTGGGCGGCGGTGATGGCCGGTTTGCTACCGCTCGCCGGGTTGATTGTGGGGCTGAGCCGGGGCGGTCATATGGCTCTGGCGCAGGAAATGGATCACGGGACAGATTGCTTGCTCATTGGCGGCGCCGCATCATTGCTGGTGTTCGCAATGCTGGTGCTGTGGCTGCGCCGCGGCGCGCCGACCGCGCCGGACCGCGCGGGGCTCATCGCAGGCGTGGCGGCGGGCGCGTTCGGCACCTTCGCTTTCTCGCTCCATTGCCCGGACAATGACATCGTCCATATCGGCATCTGGCACAGCGCGGTGGTGCTGGCGATGGCGGGGCTCGGCCGCATCATGGTGCCCCGCCTGATCCGCTGGTAG
- a CDS encoding LLM class flavin-dependent oxidoreductase, which translates to MTQQCEIAWFSALCDDDYEFLGVPDPYLASSWEHCRNIVMRAEEGGFDNILLPSGYQLGVDTTIFAAAVATQVKRIKLLWATRMGEDWPPQLARRIATLDRILGPNAAGTGGRLNVNIISSDMPGEKIESGPRYRRGTEIMKIVKTLLNGEHLDFDGEFYQLKLDPPRITTLNGKCPPFYFGGLSHEARECAAEAADVYLMWPDTMDKVRENIADLKARAANYGRTLKFGYRAHVIVRETEDEARHYADRLLSKLDDEAGRAIREKSLDAKNYGVQRQQELRGAADGDGFVEENLWTGIGRARSGCGAAIVGTPDQVLAKLRAYQAEGIEAFILSGYPHAQEADLFARHVLPHIQHGPLEM; encoded by the coding sequence ATGACCCAACAATGCGAAATCGCGTGGTTCTCCGCGCTGTGTGACGACGATTACGAATTCCTCGGCGTCCCCGATCCCTACCTCGCGTCAAGCTGGGAGCATTGCCGCAATATCGTGATGCGCGCCGAAGAAGGTGGGTTTGACAATATCCTGCTGCCCTCGGGCTATCAGCTCGGCGTCGACACCACGATCTTCGCCGCTGCCGTCGCCACGCAGGTCAAGCGCATCAAGCTGCTCTGGGCCACCCGCATGGGCGAGGACTGGCCGCCGCAGCTGGCGCGCCGGATCGCCACGCTTGACCGCATCCTCGGCCCGAACGCGGCGGGCACCGGCGGACGGCTCAACGTCAACATCATCTCGTCCGATATGCCGGGCGAAAAGATCGAGAGCGGCCCGCGCTACCGTCGCGGCACCGAGATCATGAAGATCGTGAAGACGCTGCTGAACGGCGAGCATCTCGATTTTGACGGCGAGTTCTACCAGCTCAAACTCGATCCCCCGCGCATCACGACGCTCAATGGCAAATGCCCGCCGTTCTATTTCGGCGGCCTCAGCCATGAGGCGCGCGAGTGTGCGGCCGAGGCGGCGGATGTCTACCTGATGTGGCCCGACACGATGGACAAGGTCCGCGAGAATATCGCCGACCTCAAGGCGCGCGCCGCAAATTACGGCCGCACGCTCAAGTTCGGCTACCGCGCCCACGTGATCGTGCGCGAGACCGAGGACGAGGCGCGCCATTATGCCGACCGCCTGCTCTCCAAGCTCGATGACGAGGCGGGCCGCGCGATCCGCGAGAAATCGCTCGACGCCAAGAACTACGGCGTCCAGCGCCAGCAGGAGTTGCGCGGCGCGGCGGACGGCGACGGCTTTGTCGAGGAAAACCTTTGGACCGGCATCGGCCGCGCGCGGTCAGGCTGCGGCGCAGCGATTGTCGGCACGCCCGATCAGGTGCTCGCCAAGCTGCGCGCCTATCAGGCCGAAGGGATCGAGGCCTTCATCCTGTCGGGCTATCCCCACGCACAGGAAGCCGATCTGTTCGCGCGCCACGTGCTGCCGCATATCCAGCACGGGCCATTGGAGATGTGA
- a CDS encoding sigma-70 family RNA polymerase sigma factor: MRADEASLARLMALSQQGDKQAYGVLLEACQRWLRGYYSRRIAPSSLDDLVQETLIALHTKRASWDPARPFLPWLAAIARYRWVDHLRRLYRADEHELREELIGTDDEPAVAARISLDRLLGLLPPAQERAIALVKIEGLSIAEASAATGQSEALVKVNIHRGLRKLAHMIEKE, translated from the coding sequence ATGAGAGCCGACGAAGCCTCGCTCGCCCGGTTGATGGCGCTGTCGCAGCAAGGCGACAAGCAGGCCTATGGCGTGCTGCTGGAGGCGTGCCAGCGCTGGCTGCGCGGTTATTACAGCCGCCGGATCGCGCCCTCCAGCCTCGACGATCTGGTGCAGGAAACGCTGATCGCGCTCCATACCAAGCGCGCATCGTGGGATCCCGCGCGCCCGTTCCTGCCGTGGCTGGCCGCGATTGCGCGCTATCGCTGGGTCGATCACCTGCGCCGCCTGTACCGCGCTGACGAGCATGAATTGCGCGAGGAGCTGATCGGCACGGACGACGAACCCGCCGTCGCCGCGCGCATCAGTTTGGACCGGCTGCTCGGTCTGCTTCCGCCCGCGCAGGAGCGCGCCATTGCGCTGGTGAAGATCGAAGGGTTGAGCATCGCCGAAGCCTCGGCCGCGACCGGACAGAGCGAAGCGCTCGTCAAAGTGAACATTCACCGGGGGCTGAGAAAGCTCGCCCATATGATTGAGAAAGAATGA
- a CDS encoding acyl-CoA dehydrogenase family protein, producing MNLEFTAEEQAFRDEVRAFIAENHPKELGDFGMREDMTREEMVAWHKILGTKGWSVPAWPVEYGGTGWTPTQRYIWSEENARANTFMPLPFGVSMVGPVIYTFGNAEQKARHLPGIRSGEVWWCQGYSEPGAGSDLASLKTTAVRDGDHYIINGQKTWTTLAQHADWGFFLCRTDPTAKAQEGISFILVDMKTPGVEVKPIKLLDGGYEVNETWLTDVRVPVENLVGVENKGWTYAKFLLAHERSGIAGVARSKRGVEKLREIAANETLDGAPLIKDFDFAKKVSQLEIDLAALEITELRTLAGEQAGKGPGPESSILKIKGTEIQQRLTELTLEAVGTYSAPYYGSIANDTGSNEYAVGPAHAQHAAATYFNMRKTSIYGGSNEIQRNIITKMILGL from the coding sequence ATGAACCTCGAATTCACCGCCGAAGAACAGGCCTTCCGCGACGAAGTCCGCGCCTTCATCGCCGAAAACCACCCCAAGGAGTTGGGCGATTTCGGCATGCGCGAAGACATGACCCGCGAGGAAATGGTCGCCTGGCACAAGATCCTCGGCACCAAGGGCTGGTCCGTCCCGGCATGGCCCGTCGAATATGGCGGCACCGGCTGGACCCCGACGCAGCGCTATATCTGGTCGGAAGAAAACGCCCGTGCCAACACCTTCATGCCGCTGCCCTTCGGCGTATCGATGGTCGGTCCGGTGATCTACACTTTCGGCAATGCCGAACAGAAAGCCCGCCACCTGCCCGGCATCCGCAGCGGCGAAGTGTGGTGGTGTCAGGGTTACTCGGAACCGGGCGCCGGCTCCGACCTTGCCAGCCTCAAGACCACCGCGGTGCGGGACGGCGATCACTACATCATCAACGGCCAGAAGACCTGGACCACGCTGGCCCAGCACGCCGATTGGGGCTTCTTCCTGTGCCGCACCGATCCGACCGCCAAGGCGCAGGAAGGCATCAGCTTCATCCTCGTCGACATGAAGACGCCCGGCGTGGAAGTGAAGCCGATCAAGCTGCTCGACGGCGGGTATGAGGTCAATGAAACCTGGCTGACCGATGTGCGGGTGCCGGTCGAAAACCTGGTCGGGGTTGAGAACAAGGGCTGGACCTATGCCAAGTTCCTGCTCGCTCATGAACGCTCGGGGATCGCCGGTGTCGCTCGCTCGAAGCGCGGCGTTGAAAAGCTGCGCGAAATCGCCGCGAACGAGACGCTGGACGGCGCGCCGCTGATCAAGGACTTCGACTTCGCCAAGAAGGTGAGCCAGCTCGAAATTGATCTCGCCGCGCTGGAAATCACCGAGCTGCGCACCCTCGCTGGTGAGCAGGCAGGCAAGGGGCCGGGGCCGGAAAGCTCGATCCTCAAGATCAAGGGCACCGAAATCCAGCAACGCCTCACCGAACTGACGCTGGAAGCGGTCGGCACCTACAGCGCGCCCTATTATGGCAGCATCGCCAACGACACAGGCTCGAACGAATATGCCGTCGGCCCGGCCCACGCCCAGCACGCGGCGGCGACATACTTCAATATGCGCAAGACCTCGATCTATGGCGGGTCGAACGAGATTCAGCGCAACATCATCACCAAGATGATCCTCGGCCTTTAA
- a CDS encoding aldo/keto reductase codes for MSNLPLPPAKRALGASGIEVSPIAWGMWRLTENGRTVAEAAKLVHAALDAGITFLDTADIYGFDGSAGFGDAEALLGEVLAAEPALRDRMVLATKGGILPPLPYDQSADYLRAAIDDSLRRLKVDSVDLWQIHRPDILAHPQETARVLDDAMASGKIRSLGISNFTMAQTAALNHFLGTKLVTTQPEISPLRIDCFENGELDQAMMLGLTPMAWSPLGGGRLTAPENARETAVAAALDVVAEAHGVSRTVAAYSWLMAHPAGIIPIIGSQNAERIAEGAEALKVRWTRTDWYAVLVAARGKRLP; via the coding sequence ATGAGTAACCTGCCCCTTCCGCCTGCCAAACGCGCCCTCGGTGCGAGCGGCATTGAGGTGTCTCCCATTGCCTGGGGGATGTGGCGGCTGACCGAAAATGGCCGCACCGTGGCCGAAGCCGCCAAGCTGGTGCACGCGGCGCTGGATGCGGGGATCACCTTCCTCGACACCGCCGACATCTATGGCTTCGATGGCAGTGCAGGCTTTGGCGATGCCGAAGCGCTGCTGGGCGAGGTGCTGGCAGCCGAGCCTGCCTTGCGCGACCGGATGGTGCTTGCGACAAAGGGCGGCATCCTCCCGCCGCTGCCTTATGACCAGAGCGCCGATTACCTGCGCGCCGCGATCGACGATTCGCTGCGCCGGCTCAAGGTGGACAGCGTCGATCTGTGGCAGATCCACCGGCCCGATATTCTCGCCCATCCGCAGGAGACGGCGCGGGTGCTGGATGATGCGATGGCGAGTGGCAAGATCCGCAGTCTTGGCATCTCCAATTTCACGATGGCCCAGACCGCCGCGCTGAACCATTTCCTCGGCACCAAGCTGGTCACGACCCAGCCCGAGATCAGCCCGCTTCGGATTGATTGCTTCGAGAATGGCGAACTCGATCAGGCGATGATGCTGGGCCTGACCCCGATGGCCTGGTCGCCCTTGGGCGGCGGCAGGCTGACCGCGCCGGAGAACGCGCGCGAGACCGCGGTCGCGGCCGCGCTGGATGTGGTGGCCGAGGCGCACGGCGTATCGCGCACGGTGGCCGCTTACAGCTGGCTGATGGCGCATCCGGCGGGAATCATCCCGATCATCGGCTCGCAGAATGCCGAGCGGATTGCCGAAGGCGCCGAGGCGCTCAAGGTGCGCTGGACGCGGACGGATTGGTACGCGGTGCTCGTCGCCGCGCGTGGAAAGAGGCTGCCCTGA
- a CDS encoding LacI family DNA-binding transcriptional regulator, with protein sequence MSRANIKDVAARAGVAVKTVSRVLNGHPYVSDMLREKVEQAMADLDYRPSVAARILSGAKSHQVALIYDNHSPYYMFQIQKGCWEVCQENGIRLLAQPVDVADPRVGDQVRGLVSETHVDGIILSSPVTDCDPVLRALETMDVPFVRISPGTNHALTSSVFMDDAQAADDMTTHLINAGHRRIGFIKGHTNHMASDDRLFGYRRALDRVGIPFEPQMVVDGEFDFDSGVAGAKALLDQPERPTAIFASNDDMAAGVLAVAHDRGINVPGDLSVAGFDDTTLARTVWPPLTTIRQPMADLARTATQILITGGDITHKRLPHDLVERASVAPPKRNP encoded by the coding sequence ATGAGCCGCGCCAACATCAAGGATGTCGCCGCCCGCGCAGGCGTAGCGGTCAAGACCGTCAGCCGCGTGCTCAACGGCCACCCCTATGTCAGCGATATGCTGCGCGAGAAGGTCGAGCAGGCGATGGCCGATCTCGACTACCGGCCTTCGGTGGCTGCGCGCATCCTGTCGGGCGCGAAGTCCCATCAGGTTGCGCTGATCTACGACAATCATAGCCCCTATTACATGTTCCAGATCCAGAAGGGCTGCTGGGAGGTGTGCCAGGAAAACGGCATCCGCTTGCTCGCCCAGCCGGTCGACGTTGCCGATCCGCGGGTCGGCGATCAGGTGCGCGGGCTGGTGAGCGAGACGCATGTGGATGGCATCATCCTCTCCTCCCCCGTCACCGATTGCGACCCGGTGCTGCGCGCGCTGGAGACGATGGACGTGCCCTTCGTGCGCATCTCGCCGGGGACCAACCACGCGCTGACGTCCAGCGTGTTCATGGACGACGCGCAGGCTGCCGACGACATGACCACGCATCTCATCAACGCAGGCCATCGCCGGATCGGGTTCATCAAGGGCCACACCAACCATATGGCGTCTGACGACCGCCTGTTCGGATACCGCCGCGCGCTCGACCGGGTCGGCATCCCGTTCGAACCGCAGATGGTGGTCGATGGCGAGTTCGACTTCGATTCCGGTGTGGCGGGCGCGAAGGCGTTGCTCGATCAGCCCGAACGGCCCACCGCAATTTTCGCTTCGAACGACGATATGGCCGCCGGTGTGCTTGCGGTCGCGCATGATCGCGGCATCAATGTGCCGGGCGATCTGTCGGTCGCCGGGTTCGATGACACCACGCTGGCGCGCACCGTCTGGCCGCCGCTCACCACGATCCGCCAGCCGATGGCCGATCTGGCGCGCACCGCCACCCAAATCCTGATCACAGGCGGGGACATCACCCACAAACGCCTGCCCCATGACCTTGTCGAGCGCGCTTCGGTCGCTCCGCCAAAGAGGAACCCTTAG
- a CDS encoding DEAD/DEAH box helicase, translating into MPFPHIAAGLAEALATRGYETLTPVQSAVLEPEAHGRDLVVSAQTGSGKTVAFGLAFADQVLEEDGRVRRATGPLALVIAPTRELALQVARELDWLYKSAGARIATCVGGMNPQVERRALAGGASIVVGTPGRLRDHLERGALDLSALSAVVLDEADEMLDMGFREELEEILDATPEERRVLMFSATMPRPIEALARRYQRDALRIQTGGSERGHGDIAYQAVTVSPSEIENAVINLLRFHEAETAILFCATRDNVRHLHATLQERGFGVVALSGEHSQQERNQALQALRDRRARVCVATDVAARGIDLPSLSLVVHVEIPRDAETLQHRSGRTGRAGKKGIAVIIVPFPRRRRVESMLHHAKINAEWINAPSREDIIAQDRVRLLDKLMQPVEVTDGDRELADKLLETKSPQEIAAMLVQAHRASMPEPEELLAQSVDAQRAAQKDRHREGFEDTVWFRMDIGRRQNADPRWVMPLICRRGHITRNEIGAIRIAQAETYFQIPRAIAGKFAEAVAATAGSEENGGYVAIEQSNEPPRMAARENAKRGKPNGPAPQRPFKPKPAGPGAAPGAGFAKPKHFAKAGGKPQGKFKGKPKGRD; encoded by the coding sequence ATGCCATTTCCCCATATCGCCGCTGGCCTCGCCGAGGCCCTGGCCACACGCGGCTATGAAACGCTTACCCCGGTGCAGTCCGCTGTGCTCGAACCGGAAGCGCATGGCCGCGATCTGGTCGTCTCGGCGCAGACCGGCTCGGGCAAGACAGTCGCCTTCGGCCTCGCTTTCGCCGATCAGGTGCTGGAAGAAGATGGCCGCGTGCGCCGCGCCACAGGCCCGCTGGCGCTGGTGATCGCGCCGACCCGCGAATTGGCGCTGCAAGTCGCGCGCGAACTCGATTGGCTCTACAAGTCGGCAGGTGCCCGCATCGCCACTTGCGTGGGCGGTATGAACCCGCAGGTCGAACGCCGCGCGCTGGCAGGCGGTGCGAGCATCGTGGTTGGCACCCCCGGCCGCTTGCGCGATCACCTTGAACGCGGCGCGCTTGACCTATCGGCGCTGTCCGCCGTGGTGCTCGATGAAGCGGACGAAATGCTCGACATGGGCTTCCGCGAGGAGCTCGAAGAAATCCTCGACGCGACACCGGAAGAACGGCGCGTGCTGATGTTCTCGGCCACCATGCCGCGTCCGATCGAAGCCCTCGCCCGCCGCTATCAGCGCGATGCCCTGCGCATCCAGACCGGCGGCAGCGAGCGCGGGCATGGGGACATTGCGTATCAGGCGGTCACCGTCTCGCCTTCGGAAATCGAGAACGCGGTCATCAACCTGCTGCGCTTCCACGAAGCGGAGACCGCCATCCTGTTCTGTGCCACGCGGGACAACGTCCGCCACCTGCACGCGACCTTGCAGGAACGCGGCTTCGGCGTCGTGGCGCTGTCAGGCGAGCATTCGCAGCAGGAGCGCAACCAAGCGCTTCAGGCCCTGCGCGATCGCCGTGCCCGCGTCTGCGTGGCGACTGACGTTGCCGCGCGCGGGATTGACCTGCCCTCGCTCAGCCTCGTCGTCCACGTGGAAATCCCCCGCGATGCCGAAACCTTGCAGCACCGTTCGGGCCGCACCGGACGCGCGGGCAAGAAGGGCATCGCTGTGATTATCGTACCCTTCCCGCGCCGCCGCCGGGTGGAATCGATGCTCCATCATGCCAAGATCAACGCCGAGTGGATCAATGCGCCCAGCCGTGAGGATATCATCGCGCAGGACCGGGTGCGGCTGCTCGACAAGCTGATGCAGCCCGTCGAAGTGACCGATGGTGACCGCGAGCTGGCCGACAAGCTGCTCGAAACCAAAAGCCCGCAGGAAATCGCCGCGATGCTGGTGCAGGCGCACCGCGCGTCGATGCCCGAGCCTGAGGAGCTGCTGGCGCAATCCGTCGATGCCCAGCGCGCCGCGCAGAAGGATCGTCACCGCGAAGGCTTTGAGGATACGGTCTGGTTCCGGATGGATATCGGCCGCCGCCAGAACGCCGATCCGCGCTGGGTCATGCCGCTGATCTGCCGCCGCGGGCATATCACCCGCAACGAAATCGGCGCGATCCGGATTGCTCAGGCAGAGACCTATTTCCAGATCCCCCGCGCCATCGCTGGCAAGTTTGCCGAAGCCGTTGCCGCGACGGCGGGCAGCGAGGAAAACGGCGGCTATGTCGCGATCGAGCAATCGAACGAGCCGCCGCGTATGGCCGCCCGCGAGAACGCCAAGCGCGGCAAGCCCAACGGCCCTGCCCCGCAGCGTCCGTTCAAGCCCAAGCCCGCCGGCCCCGGTGCCGCGCCCGGCGCTGGCTTTGCCAAGCCGAAGCATTTCGCCAAGGCAGGCGGCAAGCCGCAGGGCAAATTCAAGGGCAAGCCCAAGGGTCGCGATTAA
- a CDS encoding alpha-glucosidase yields MVAMTPCDGGFDLRLAGCPILRHRPHSSVISVASGNPLVTMVRGNFRLSDTPVAARPLSVCEVVGEGAVVLSSADGAAKVSLSLAPHAPRLTVISLSGHDRITLDFALTPDDVLWGGGEQMSYLALNGRTFPIWTSEPGVGREPGTPLTDQASGDGSFAGGDYWTTNYPEPTVLCSGGWALSLANAEYVELDASEAGRLRVHVWSGEVTIDLYEGTPTDLTRQLAARFGPRQALPEWALGGAVVGLKQGEASFDRLEALIDAGVAVSGLWCEDWVGIRETSFGRRLFWDWQWNAERYPDLPARIAALKARGIRFLGYVNPYLAVDGPLYPEAAAKGYFAKCLDSDEPYAVDFGEFHAGVVDFTNPAAAEWFAEEVIGKRMLDFGLDGWMADFGEYLPTDLRLHDGDPMQEHNRWPVRWAEVNARAVASRGRTGDVLWFMRAGHTGVQAHCPLLWAGDQSVDFSHHDGIGTVITAALSSGLVGNAFSHSDVGGYTSLFGNVRTPELMLRWYELGAFSPVMRTHEGNRPDDNLQIDSTSELIEGFVRWSRVHAHLAPYAAHLVAEAQATGLPAQRALFLHYPLDRETFTIQDQYLYGADLNVAPVIEAGAVMRKVYLPEGEWRHVWSGADFAPGWHDIAAPIGEPPVFYRRTSAFAPLFAELAR; encoded by the coding sequence ATGGTGGCAATGACGCCATGCGATGGGGGATTTGACCTGCGATTGGCGGGGTGCCCGATCCTGCGCCACAGGCCACATAGTTCTGTAATTTCGGTGGCTTCAGGCAATCCTCTGGTGACGATGGTGCGCGGCAATTTCCGCCTGTCGGATACCCCTGTGGCAGCAAGGCCACTGTCCGTTTGCGAAGTGGTGGGAGAGGGCGCGGTGGTGCTCTCCAGTGCCGATGGAGCCGCGAAAGTGTCGCTGAGTCTTGCGCCCCACGCACCGCGGCTGACTGTGATCTCGCTTAGCGGGCATGATCGCATCACGCTGGACTTCGCGCTGACCCCCGATGATGTGCTGTGGGGCGGGGGTGAGCAGATGAGCTATCTCGCCCTGAATGGCCGCACATTTCCGATCTGGACCAGCGAGCCCGGGGTCGGCCGCGAACCCGGCACGCCGCTCACCGATCAGGCGAGCGGCGATGGTTCGTTCGCGGGCGGGGACTACTGGACGACCAATTATCCCGAACCGACGGTGTTATGCTCCGGCGGCTGGGCGCTGAGCCTTGCCAATGCTGAGTATGTCGAACTCGACGCTAGCGAGGCAGGGCGGCTGCGCGTCCACGTGTGGTCGGGCGAAGTTACGATTGACCTCTACGAAGGCACCCCCACCGACCTTACTCGCCAGCTGGCCGCCCGCTTCGGCCCGCGTCAGGCGCTGCCCGAATGGGCGCTGGGCGGGGCCGTGGTCGGCCTCAAGCAGGGCGAGGCGAGTTTCGACAGGCTCGAAGCCCTGATCGATGCAGGCGTGGCGGTTAGCGGCCTATGGTGCGAAGACTGGGTCGGCATCCGCGAAACCAGCTTTGGACGCCGGTTGTTCTGGGACTGGCAGTGGAACGCGGAACGCTACCCCGATCTGCCCGCCCGCATCGCGGCGCTGAAAGCGCGCGGCATCCGCTTCCTCGGCTATGTGAACCCCTACCTTGCGGTCGACGGTCCGCTCTATCCCGAGGCTGCGGCCAAGGGCTACTTCGCCAAATGCCTCGACAGCGATGAGCCTTACGCGGTCGATTTCGGCGAGTTCCACGCGGGCGTGGTCGATTTCACCAATCCCGCCGCTGCCGAATGGTTCGCCGAAGAGGTGATCGGCAAACGGATGCTCGATTTCGGGCTCGATGGCTGGATGGCGGACTTTGGCGAATATCTCCCCACCGACCTGCGCCTCCACGATGGCGACCCGATGCAGGAGCACAACCGCTGGCCGGTGCGCTGGGCGGAAGTCAACGCCCGCGCCGTCGCCTCGCGCGGGCGGACGGGTGACGTCTTGTGGTTCATGCGCGCAGGTCACACGGGCGTGCAGGCGCATTGCCCGCTCTTGTGGGCGGGCGACCAGTCGGTTGATTTCTCGCACCATGACGGCATCGGCACGGTCATCACCGCCGCGCTGTCATCGGGGCTGGTGGGCAATGCCTTCAGCCATTCGGACGTCGGCGGCTACACCAGCCTGTTCGGCAATGTCCGAACCCCTGAGTTGATGCTGCGCTGGTATGAACTCGGCGCGTTCAGCCCAGTGATGCGCACGCATGAAGGCAACCGCCCCGACGACAATCTCCAGATCGATTCCACCAGTGAATTGATCGAGGGCTTTGTGCGCTGGAGCCGCGTCCACGCGCACCTCGCCCCATATGCCGCGCACCTCGTCGCCGAAGCGCAGGCCACCGGCCTTCCGGCCCAGCGCGCGCTGTTCCTCCACTATCCGCTCGACCGTGAGACGTTCACGATCCAAGACCAGTATCTTTATGGTGCCGATCTGAATGTGGCGCCGGTGATCGAAGCAGGGGCGGTGATGCGCAAGGTCTATCTGCCGGAAGGCGAATGGCGGCATGTCTGGAGCGGTGCGGACTTCGCCCCCGGCTGGCACGACATCGCGGCACCCATCGGTGAGCCGCCGGTTTTCTACCGCCGCACCAGCGCCTTCGCGCCCCTGTTTGCGGAGCTCGCCCGATGA